The DNA region TCCCGATTCGAAGGGCACGATGCCCGCCTGGTTGAGCACGGGCGTCTCGCCCAACGTCTCCGGCGACGCGATCTCGGGCTCGTCGAGCGTCGAGCTGCCGAACACCATTCGCCGCGGCGATTCGGCCACGTACAGCAGCCCGATCTCGCGTCCACGCACCGCGACGTCGATGGGATACGTGTCGGTGTCGCCGCCGACGAGCTCGAAGGCGCTGGTCACCTCGCAGGCCCCGACCGTTGCCGGAACCTCGGCGCCGTCGAATCGATCCCGCGCGGCGTCGGTGCTCCCGTCGCCGCGGCGCGGCGGCGCGGTCCCGTCCTCTGCCATCGCGGCGTCGCCATTCATGCCGTCGGGCCCGCCGCCGTCTCCGCAGGAAACGACGAACGCGCCGCAGATCAGCGATTCGACAATCCGCGACACGATTCACCCCTCGCTTTCCCCCAACGGGGGGAACATGATGCTTCGAATCAGCCGAGTGGCCTCACACGGGCCGCCAATGCTCCCACACGGGCTGGATCCCGCGATCGGCGCGAGACGCCTCGCGCTTGGCCACGAAGATGGCGACCTGCTGGCAAACGGCCGCGAGGCACACTCCGGCCACCACGTCGATCGCGTAGTGCAATCGGAGCAGCATCGTCGCGATCATGATGTGACCCGAGAAGACCGCGATGACGGGCCACGTGTACTTGAAGGGAATCGCCTTTCGGTGCCGCACCGAATGGAGGACGAAGAAGAACGGCAATGCGGTGTGGAGCGACGGGAAGATGTCGATGCCGGCGCCGGCGTCCGTCACGGCGCTCCTCACGAGACCGTAGAAGATGCCTCCGTGAAGCGTCGTGGGCAGATCCATCGCGAACATCGGCCCGCGCGCGGGTACCCACGTATAGATCGTGTGCCCGACTGCCGTGATGATCAGCGCGCCGAACATGATCTCCGCGAGGCGCGTTCCTTTGTCGAGCGCGAGGGATCCGAGGAGGTGGAATCCCATGATGAAGAAGTAGCTGAAATAGAAGAACGCGAACCACTCGACGATTCCCGGCGTCTGGAATGGTGCGAGCAAGAGGGCGGGTGTCTCGCCGAGCACGGCGCTGTCGATCGCGCGAAGC from Deltaproteobacteria bacterium includes:
- a CDS encoding phosphatase PAP2 family protein produces the protein MSAPVQSTQLPFAKRLIRNLAIQDYVVLGFLLKMIVTCALLGARNSMLVASGLLGFAFLVIVFGRSELGPRAVRVVVYRIGIVAPLPASYALFPEITAALHGQMLDVQLRAIDSAVLGETPALLLAPFQTPGIVEWFAFFYFSYFFIMGFHLLGSLALDKGTRLAEIMFGALIITAVGHTIYTWVPARGPMFAMDLPTTLHGGIFYGLVRSAVTDAGAGIDIFPSLHTALPFFFVLHSVRHRKAIPFKYTWPVIAVFSGHIMIATMLLRLHYAIDVVAGVCLAAVCQQVAIFVAKREASRADRGIQPVWEHWRPV